Proteins from a genomic interval of Rhodococcus rhodochrous:
- a CDS encoding Rv0880 family HTH-type transcriptional regulator, with protein sequence MISDTRALAGDLSLAVVRLTRHLRGRRSDSRVSLTQISAMATLAQEGAMTPGALAARERVQPPSMTRVIASLHELGLVERTPHPTDGRQIIVTLSEAGSELLADEAQAREVWLTERLDKLDPDSLATLRDAVGILTALVTEDD encoded by the coding sequence ATGATCTCGGATACACGCGCACTCGCCGGTGACCTCTCACTCGCCGTTGTGCGTCTGACGCGTCATTTGCGGGGGAGACGCAGCGATTCCCGAGTTTCCCTGACCCAGATCTCGGCGATGGCCACCCTCGCGCAGGAGGGTGCGATGACCCCGGGGGCACTGGCAGCGCGCGAACGCGTCCAACCACCCTCGATGACCAGGGTCATCGCCTCTCTGCACGAACTCGGTCTCGTCGAGCGGACACCGCACCCGACGGACGGACGACAGATCATCGTGACGCTGTCCGAAGCCGGGAGCGAGCTGCTCGCCGACGAGGCGCAGGCACGCGAAGTGTGGCTGACCGAACGGCTCGACAAGCTCGATCCGGACTCGCTCGCCACGCTGCGCGACGCCGTCGGAATCCTCACGGCGCTCGTCACGGAAGACGACTGA